In a genomic window of candidate division WOR-3 bacterium:
- a CDS encoding class I SAM-dependent methyltransferase has product MDEIIWATPLYEFLKQCNATSLDKTVLDCGAGSYGDRPPPLLLFYQQGYATYGIEITEEGLSNARKFCVKKDIPLNIFRGDMRRIPFADRVFSFVYSYNAIFFMTKADIALAMYEIKRVLKPSGICFVNFLSVDDPDRRPFRKNGFAALLLGSKQFSRFRNNEADIYFRDFEILRKEKRLVNKLYDGKRLKQAYIDYIARKC; this is encoded by the coding sequence GTGGATGAGATCATCTGGGCAACGCCACTTTATGAATTTCTAAAGCAGTGCAACGCAACTTCGCTGGACAAGACAGTCTTGGATTGCGGAGCCGGTTCGTACGGAGATCGACCCCCACCGCTTCTGCTCTTCTATCAGCAGGGTTATGCAACATACGGCATTGAAATAACCGAGGAAGGACTGTCGAATGCACGCAAATTCTGCGTTAAAAAGGACATACCGTTGAATATCTTCCGGGGTGATATGCGGCGGATCCCGTTCGCAGATAGAGTATTCAGTTTTGTGTATTCTTATAATGCAATATTCTTCATGACCAAAGCGGATATTGCACTGGCCATGTATGAGATAAAAAGGGTGCTCAAACCCAGCGGTATTTGTTTCGTGAATTTTCTGTCGGTGGATGATCCGGATAGAAGACCATTCCGGAAGAACGGATTTGCAGCACTCTTGCTCGGAAGCAAACAGTTCTCGCGTTTTCGAAATAACGAGGCAGATATTTATTTCAGGGATTTCGAGATTCTGCGCAAAGAAAAGCGGCTTGTCAACAAATTGTATGACGGCAAGAGGCTGAAGCAAGCTTATATAGACTATATTGCAAGGAAATGCTGA
- a CDS encoding C25 family cysteine peptidase, translating to MKLLLSLMFFATGWANVLRVDVTAPEYSLEKDRLIVSGAAYNNPIGAPALPCRVITIALPPGAVLETVDFRGAWRELGVVVIPPAQPPLPLSYGAATEEVLEQFGRASEMYYRSEEIYPASHGSVISTGGLRKYMLVTVACNHFAYNAVSSMLYCTENITVELYYTVPLPSSERAIYWNSLIDDITFDPIAKELIYNWSDAQIWYHTDEPERANGYCIIIPSAIQNTVDALVQHRQSQGYEVNIVTKEYIDANVAGVDGPHKLRNYLRANMADIEYVLLVGFSTDMPWRNLVPFNNDPNSPYNHPDYSPIPSDLYLAELTDPDSISWNSDGDLYYGEVFTANFQPLGEDNPDYHADVHLGRIPFSDPGIIEDICAKLIAFDTNTDVGYKTASLLTGALYYYANENYTGNARMDGANYCEQLLIDSVLARANAVTLYEKGGLRPSTLSCTDSLTQNNHIAYWQNKGIMYECHHGNVPVYARKLWAWDDGDSVPETPEITWPTSFYITNVYSLDNDHPSTCFLRSCLCGKPEETSLGAMLLYRGGSSVISSSRISWSSSADPGGVPYHFYDRLLQDTLISGGIIGTAYDIARNDFMSNTGFWLPAYHYNLFGDPALRQFGQFVSIEESKISAPAFAFSVFPNPSRGIITLNMHSPQEHPVEFDLYDVSGRLVKNLRVESSGGQSVSLDINLPSGVYFVICQDNTNEFQRKIVITE from the coding sequence GTGAAGTTATTGTTGTCTCTTATGTTTTTTGCGACAGGTTGGGCAAATGTGCTGAGGGTAGATGTGACGGCGCCAGAATACAGTCTTGAAAAAGATCGCTTGATCGTGTCCGGGGCTGCGTATAACAATCCAATCGGGGCACCTGCGCTTCCGTGTAGGGTGATAACGATCGCTTTGCCGCCAGGGGCAGTGCTGGAGACCGTGGATTTTCGCGGTGCGTGGCGCGAACTGGGTGTTGTAGTTATACCGCCGGCACAGCCACCGCTGCCCTTGTCTTACGGTGCTGCTACTGAAGAAGTGCTTGAGCAGTTCGGGCGGGCGAGCGAAATGTATTACCGTTCTGAGGAAATATATCCAGCCTCTCACGGCAGTGTTATATCGACCGGAGGACTGCGTAAGTATATGTTGGTTACGGTAGCGTGTAATCACTTTGCATACAACGCGGTTTCCAGTATGTTATATTGCACGGAAAACATAACCGTTGAACTTTACTATACGGTGCCCCTGCCATCAAGCGAAAGAGCCATCTACTGGAATAGTTTGATCGATGACATCACATTCGACCCTATCGCGAAGGAGCTCATCTACAACTGGAGTGACGCGCAGATCTGGTATCACACTGATGAACCGGAGCGTGCGAATGGATACTGTATCATAATACCATCGGCAATTCAGAATACGGTTGATGCGCTTGTGCAGCACAGACAGAGTCAGGGATATGAAGTTAATATAGTAACAAAGGAATATATCGATGCCAATGTGGCGGGCGTTGATGGTCCGCATAAATTAAGGAATTACCTCAGGGCGAATATGGCGGACATAGAATATGTGTTGCTGGTCGGGTTCTCGACCGATATGCCATGGCGGAATTTGGTGCCTTTCAACAATGACCCGAACAGTCCCTATAATCATCCTGATTACTCACCGATACCCAGTGATCTCTATCTCGCCGAGTTGACTGATCCCGACAGTATTTCGTGGAATAGTGATGGCGATTTGTACTACGGAGAAGTTTTCACTGCCAATTTTCAACCGTTGGGTGAGGATAATCCGGATTATCATGCAGATGTGCACCTGGGACGGATTCCTTTCAGCGACCCGGGTATTATCGAGGATATCTGTGCAAAACTGATCGCGTTCGACACGAATACAGATGTCGGTTACAAGACCGCATCATTGTTGACGGGTGCGCTGTACTACTACGCTAATGAGAATTATACAGGTAATGCACGCATGGACGGTGCTAATTATTGCGAGCAACTGCTCATCGATTCTGTCCTGGCGCGCGCAAACGCAGTTACCCTCTATGAAAAGGGTGGCCTGAGGCCATCAACGTTGTCTTGTACGGATTCCCTTACCCAGAACAATCATATCGCTTATTGGCAGAACAAGGGTATCATGTATGAATGCCATCATGGCAATGTTCCTGTGTATGCGCGGAAGCTGTGGGCTTGGGACGACGGTGACAGTGTACCCGAGACTCCTGAGATCACGTGGCCAACTTCATTCTATATTACAAATGTATACTCTCTTGATAATGATCATCCATCAACATGTTTTCTCCGCTCGTGCCTTTGTGGAAAGCCGGAGGAGACCAGTTTAGGTGCCATGCTTTTGTATCGTGGCGGCTCCAGTGTGATCAGTAGTTCACGTATTTCGTGGTCCAGCTCGGCAGATCCCGGTGGAGTTCCATACCACTTCTACGACAGGTTACTTCAGGACACATTGATCAGCGGTGGCATCATTGGAACCGCATATGATATTGCTCGAAATGATTTCATGTCCAATACCGGGTTCTGGCTGCCGGCTTACCATTACAATCTCTTCGGGGATCCGGCGCTCAGGCAGTTCGGGCAATTTGTGAGCATAGAGGAAAGTAAAATCAGTGCGCCTGCCTTCGCTTTCAGTGTGTTCCCGAATCCTTCGCGGGGCATTATTACGTTGAACATGCATTCGCCGCAGGAACATCCTGTTGAATTCGACCTCTATGATGTGTCAGGACGATTGGTCAAGAATCTCCGCGTTGAATCATCAGGCGGGCAAAGTGTTTCTTTGGACATAAACTTACCTTCTGGCGTGTACTTTGTGATATGCCAGGACAATACGAATGAATTTCAACGGAAGATTGTTATCACTGAATAG
- a CDS encoding MBL fold metallo-hydrolase, with product MPGEKAILCCFVVFMLLSVLHNPTLFAGGSAENSIAIVYNNVPGDMSSGVKVGGGFSAFIVFNQKEILFDTGGDTAILINNIRALGLNLEHLDAAVISHNHWDHVYGLPGIHALTGVTPKVYVPGSSKDSVLQQNPHLDVVPIQEPMEIMPSVWSTGEVKTSYRDIALLEQSLILDGGEGLYVITGCAHPGVVEIIERVKEILPERPIALVTGGFHLVNATEEEVRGISAKLKELGVKNIAPSHCTGSMAMDIFREEWGDRHVELYLGHVHKF from the coding sequence ATGCCGGGTGAGAAAGCGATTTTGTGTTGTTTCGTTGTTTTTATGCTGTTGAGCGTACTTCATAACCCGACATTATTTGCCGGCGGATCGGCGGAAAATTCAATTGCGATCGTTTATAACAACGTTCCGGGAGATATGTCGTCTGGTGTAAAAGTGGGAGGGGGTTTTAGCGCATTCATAGTGTTCAATCAGAAAGAAATTCTTTTCGATACGGGTGGAGATACTGCGATACTCATAAATAACATTAGAGCACTGGGTCTCAATTTAGAACACCTTGACGCTGCGGTAATTTCGCATAACCACTGGGATCATGTCTACGGTCTTCCAGGTATCCATGCACTTACTGGGGTAACACCTAAGGTTTATGTGCCTGGCTCTTCTAAGGATTCGGTGCTGCAGCAGAATCCGCACCTGGATGTTGTACCGATCCAGGAGCCAATGGAGATAATGCCGAGTGTTTGGTCAACCGGCGAGGTCAAGACAAGTTACAGGGACATCGCTCTGCTTGAGCAATCATTGATTTTGGATGGTGGTGAAGGTTTATATGTTATCACTGGATGCGCGCACCCCGGGGTCGTGGAAATAATCGAGCGTGTAAAAGAGATTCTTCCTGAAAGACCGATCGCCTTAGTTACGGGCGGTTTTCACCTGGTCAATGCAACTGAAGAAGAGGTGAGAGGTATATCAGCGAAGCTAAAAGAATTGGGCGTCAAAAACATCGCACCTTCCCACTGCACAGGCAGTATGGCGATGGATATCTTCAGAGAAGAGTGGGGGGATCGACACGTCGAACTATATCTCGGGCATGTTCATAAATTCTGA
- a CDS encoding isoprenylcysteine carboxylmethyltransferase family protein yields MLIRFGTGAVVMGLLFFLSAGTFRFWHAWVFMAILFIPMFFVLIYLVKNDPALLERRMRTREMEPFQKRSLIISTFLYALAFLMPGLDHRFGWSSVPVALVIVADIIVFLGYMLFFLVLRENSYASRVVEVEKEQKVISSGPYATVRHPMYAAALMIFLFSPMALGSLWALAAMIPATLLIIPRIIDEERLLSRELPGYEAYRQKVRYRLIPMAW; encoded by the coding sequence GTGCTGATCAGATTCGGGACTGGCGCCGTGGTAATGGGGCTGCTCTTTTTCTTGTCGGCTGGCACGTTCCGGTTCTGGCACGCCTGGGTCTTTATGGCAATACTATTCATCCCGATGTTTTTTGTTCTCATTTATCTGGTGAAAAACGACCCGGCTCTGCTCGAACGCCGGATGCGAACCAGGGAAATGGAACCGTTTCAGAAACGATCCCTGATAATTTCAACTTTCCTGTATGCGCTTGCCTTTTTGATGCCGGGGCTCGATCACCGGTTCGGCTGGTCATCGGTGCCGGTTGCGCTGGTAATTGTCGCCGACATAATTGTTTTTCTGGGTTACATGTTGTTCTTTCTTGTTTTGAGAGAGAACTCATATGCATCGAGAGTCGTTGAAGTGGAAAAAGAGCAAAAAGTCATCTCGAGCGGGCCCTATGCCACAGTCCGCCATCCCATGTACGCTGCTGCACTGATGATCTTCCTGTTTAGCCCAATGGCACTTGGCTCGTTATGGGCGTTGGCCGCTATGATACCTGCAACACTTTTGATAATCCCCCGTATTATTGATGAAGAGCGGCTGCTTTCCAGAGAACTTCCCGGCTATGAAGCTTACAGGCAGAAGGTGAGGTACCGGTTAATCCCGATGGCGTGGTGA